A genome region from Candidatus Melainabacteria bacterium includes the following:
- a CDS encoding tetratricopeptide repeat protein, whose protein sequence is MKKSNKSLAVFTLILLAVSTNAITTAAHAEADHLEKALVLKRSGNLKGALEEFEKALQKDPNDNVALIDRALMRFDSLGDRQGGFDDINQALKVNMIDAVALRTRADFKSETGDTAGALADYREALKWRPNDALSYANRGILYEQIGKNGLALSDFSRAIALSNDLTAQFNRIRLLTDKNAALASYAKLLRCKAVTPSDYLAQSNAHAYFGYKEKAIALLNLALKNDASYSVAYYNRAVLQAQLGDDKAALADYNKYIELNQNNPKAYYNRSLLREKMNDREGAMNDLKRALELEPQLKLRQANPTPFSLMLS, encoded by the coding sequence GTGAAAAAGAGTAATAAATCACTCGCCGTTTTTACACTGATACTACTTGCAGTATCAACAAACGCTATAACCACTGCCGCACATGCTGAAGCGGATCATCTCGAGAAAGCACTTGTTCTCAAAAGATCGGGAAATTTAAAAGGTGCGCTCGAAGAATTTGAAAAGGCACTGCAGAAAGATCCCAACGACAACGTGGCGCTGATTGACAGGGCTCTCATGCGCTTCGATTCCTTAGGAGATCGTCAGGGCGGTTTTGACGATATAAATCAGGCTCTAAAAGTGAATATGATTGATGCCGTTGCCCTGCGCACGAGAGCCGATTTCAAATCAGAAACGGGAGATACTGCCGGCGCTCTGGCAGACTATCGAGAAGCGCTCAAATGGAGGCCGAACGACGCGCTATCTTATGCCAACCGCGGTATCTTATACGAACAAATCGGAAAAAACGGATTAGCTCTTTCTGACTTCTCCCGAGCAATAGCTCTAAGCAACGATCTGACCGCTCAATTCAATCGCATCAGACTGTTAACTGATAAGAATGCAGCGCTTGCAAGCTACGCTAAACTGCTCAGGTGCAAAGCCGTCACCCCCAGTGATTATCTCGCCCAATCCAATGCGCACGCCTATTTTGGATACAAAGAGAAGGCGATCGCACTGCTCAACCTGGCACTCAAAAATGATGCATCATATTCAGTGGCATACTACAACCGTGCCGTTTTGCAGGCTCAACTCGGCGACGATAAAGCAGCTCTGGCAGACTACAACAAATACATCGAGTTGAACCAGAACAATCCCAAAGCTTATTACAATCGTTCCTTACTGAGAGAAAAAATGAACGATCGAGAAGGCGCGATGAACGACCTGAAACGGGCTCTGGAACTGGAACCGCAACTCAAATTGCGCCAGGCGAATCCGACTCCGTTCAGCTTGATGCTCAGTTGA
- a CDS encoding threonylcarbamoyl-AMP synthase translates to MKEDMTIIEHAVRLLQSGELVAFPTETVYGLGADASNPAAVARLYAAKGRPTNHPVIVHLADSNQLSKWASSVPFEAIQLAEKFWPGPLTLILPKADHVLDEITGGQKSVGLRVPAHPLALELLKAFGGGIIAPSANKFGRLSPTRAEDVRAEFKDEVSLVLDGGPCAVGIESTIVDLSREQPMILRPGMIDQARIEAVIGKVLFAHKQAEPSSVTRAPGDLASHYAPSTPLKLVSAEDLQQIVSGKAEDLNRTAVLSLSVAPGCCNWIVAETDPEIFARDLYQNLRQLDGLKLDRILVETPPVDPHWEGIWDRLRRASAKL, encoded by the coding sequence ATGAAAGAGGATATGACCATCATAGAACATGCGGTGCGATTGCTCCAGAGCGGTGAGCTTGTAGCTTTTCCCACCGAGACAGTCTATGGATTGGGCGCTGATGCCTCGAATCCGGCAGCTGTTGCCAGACTTTACGCCGCCAAGGGGCGTCCGACCAATCACCCCGTAATCGTTCATCTGGCAGACAGCAATCAACTCTCGAAATGGGCTAGTTCAGTACCTTTTGAAGCAATTCAGCTGGCTGAAAAATTCTGGCCGGGTCCCCTTACTTTAATTTTGCCGAAAGCCGATCATGTACTCGATGAAATTACAGGTGGTCAAAAAAGCGTCGGTCTGCGAGTGCCCGCACACCCCCTCGCATTGGAGCTGTTGAAGGCGTTCGGCGGCGGCATCATCGCCCCCTCGGCAAATAAATTTGGCAGATTAAGTCCAACTCGAGCCGAAGATGTTAGAGCTGAATTCAAAGATGAAGTATCACTTGTGCTTGATGGCGGTCCCTGTGCCGTAGGAATTGAGTCGACCATTGTTGACCTTTCCAGAGAGCAACCGATGATTCTGCGCCCGGGCATGATCGATCAGGCTCGCATAGAAGCTGTTATAGGTAAGGTGTTGTTTGCTCATAAACAGGCGGAGCCTTCATCTGTGACACGAGCGCCTGGTGATCTTGCCAGTCACTATGCGCCAAGCACTCCTTTGAAGCTTGTCAGTGCGGAAGATTTGCAGCAGATAGTGAGTGGCAAGGCGGAAGACTTGAATCGCACCGCCGTTTTATCACTTTCAGTTGCCCCTGGTTGCTGTAACTGGATCGTTGCTGAGACTGATCCCGAAATCTTTGCGCGTGACCTTTACCAGAATTTGCGCCAACTGGATGGGTTGAAACTCGATCGCATACTTGTTGAAACGCCGCCGGTTGACCCTCACTGGGAAGGAATCTGGGACCGGTTGAGACGTGCCTCTGCGAAGCTGTGA
- the miaB gene encoding tRNA (N6-isopentenyl adenosine(37)-C2)-methylthiotransferase MiaB, with translation MNKSDSEHMLGLLDDIGYAQIDDIKQADLMILNTCAIRENAEDKVFSYLGAWKKIKDKRPGSMIAVGGCVAQDEGAKLLKRVPYVDVVFGTHNLHRLPDLVLKAQSDSESVCEVFQELPEDLPEVPVIRQSDVSAWVSVIYGCDYNCTYCIVPFVRGREKSRSADAIVEEVNALAQGGYKEVTLLGQNVTAYGHDLEPKLHLGHLIERIGTMEQIKRIRFLTGHPRDLKVEDIDAVKNVESACEYFHLPIQSGDNRILRRMARGYTVDFYKRVIEQIRSKMPDAAITSDIIVGFPGETEQEFMNSINLIEELRFDAVNTAAYSPRPHTPAADWDGQLPDAEKFERLRFMNSVVSEVAHKINKGYVGRREEILVEGRSDRHPERLMGRTRTNKIVNFDGDASMIGQLVDVEIVTANPWALRGKL, from the coding sequence ATGAATAAATCCGACTCTGAGCATATGTTGGGTCTTCTGGATGACATCGGTTACGCGCAGATTGATGACATTAAGCAAGCCGACCTGATGATTTTGAACACCTGCGCTATTCGCGAGAACGCCGAAGATAAAGTGTTCAGCTACCTGGGCGCCTGGAAGAAGATCAAAGACAAAAGACCGGGTTCAATGATTGCGGTGGGCGGCTGCGTTGCTCAAGACGAAGGCGCTAAGCTGCTTAAACGTGTTCCTTATGTTGATGTGGTCTTCGGGACGCATAATTTGCATCGCCTGCCCGATCTGGTTTTAAAAGCGCAGTCCGACAGTGAATCTGTTTGTGAGGTGTTTCAGGAACTGCCTGAAGATTTGCCGGAAGTGCCGGTCATTCGTCAGAGCGATGTCAGCGCCTGGGTTTCCGTGATTTATGGTTGTGATTACAACTGTACTTATTGCATCGTTCCGTTTGTGCGCGGACGCGAAAAGAGTCGCTCGGCAGACGCCATCGTTGAGGAAGTGAATGCACTTGCTCAGGGCGGCTATAAAGAAGTGACTTTGCTTGGACAGAACGTTACGGCTTACGGTCATGATCTTGAACCGAAGCTGCATCTGGGGCATCTGATTGAACGAATCGGCACCATGGAACAGATCAAGCGCATTCGCTTTCTGACCGGGCATCCGCGCGATTTGAAAGTGGAAGATATCGATGCCGTCAAGAATGTTGAAAGTGCGTGCGAATATTTCCATCTCCCCATTCAGTCTGGCGACAATCGCATTTTGCGCCGCATGGCCAGGGGGTACACCGTCGATTTCTACAAACGCGTGATTGAGCAAATACGCAGCAAGATGCCTGATGCTGCCATCACCTCAGATATCATCGTTGGATTTCCCGGCGAGACCGAGCAAGAATTCATGAACTCTATAAATTTGATTGAGGAGTTGCGATTCGACGCAGTCAATACGGCTGCCTACTCGCCGCGCCCGCATACTCCTGCTGCGGATTGGGATGGACAGCTACCGGATGCGGAGAAATTTGAACGGCTTCGCTTTATGAATTCTGTTGTCAGCGAAGTCGCTCACAAGATCAATAAGGGTTATGTGGGCAGACGCGAAGAGATTCTCGTAGAAGGTCGCAGCGATAGACACCCTGAACGATTGATGGGGCGCACTCGTACAAACAAAATCGTCAATTTCGATGGCGACGCATCAATGATCGGTCAGCTTGTCGACGTTGAAATCGTTACGGCAAATCCCTGGGCTTTGCGCGGAAAGCTTTAG
- the ribD gene encoding bifunctional diaminohydroxyphosphoribosylaminopyrimidine deaminase/5-amino-6-(5-phosphoribosylamino)uracil reductase RibD codes for MSDDPRLVERDQSFMQICLDLAQQAEGRTHPNPMVGALVVDAHGEIVGRGFHKKSGTPHAEVYAFEEAGERAKEGTLYVSLEPCCHFGKTPPCSQSVTESGVKRVVAAMVDPNPKVAGQGLAQIRQAGIDVTVGVLQKEAEWLNRGFISRITKNRPWVCLKMALTLDGRIADRTGSSRWVTNAESRKKVHQLRNKFDAVLIGGNTLKLDDPELTVRDIPGARNPVRVAIDSRLELKPDSRFCTVETGARTFLLTLQESMHSLSSTYPQAVELVVLPATNANVNINSALQFLAEQGVNSVLCEGGGKLAGSLMQAGLVDEVYWVVATKFLGDREAISALQLDSSVSLADAWQLKSVTTEMLAGDIWIHGTL; via the coding sequence GTGAGTGACGATCCACGCTTAGTTGAACGAGATCAGTCGTTCATGCAGATTTGTTTGGATCTGGCTCAGCAAGCCGAGGGACGCACGCATCCCAACCCCATGGTCGGCGCTCTGGTTGTGGACGCGCACGGTGAAATTGTTGGTCGAGGCTTTCACAAAAAATCGGGCACTCCTCATGCTGAAGTTTATGCTTTCGAGGAGGCGGGCGAACGGGCTAAAGAAGGCACTCTTTATGTCTCACTGGAGCCTTGCTGTCACTTCGGCAAAACACCTCCTTGTAGTCAGTCTGTCACCGAAAGCGGTGTCAAGCGAGTAGTTGCCGCCATGGTCGACCCCAATCCCAAGGTGGCAGGGCAAGGTCTTGCCCAAATCAGACAAGCCGGAATCGACGTTACAGTGGGCGTTTTGCAGAAAGAAGCAGAGTGGCTGAATCGCGGCTTTATCAGTCGCATAACCAAAAATCGTCCCTGGGTGTGTCTGAAAATGGCATTGACTCTGGATGGTCGCATTGCCGATCGCACAGGCAGCAGTCGCTGGGTGACCAATGCGGAGTCACGCAAGAAAGTGCATCAGTTGAGAAACAAATTCGATGCCGTATTAATAGGCGGCAATACTCTTAAGTTAGACGACCCCGAGTTGACTGTGCGCGATATTCCAGGTGCTCGTAATCCTGTCAGAGTGGCTATCGATTCGCGTCTCGAGCTCAAGCCTGATTCTCGTTTTTGCACGGTCGAAACCGGCGCCCGTACTTTTTTGCTGACCTTGCAAGAATCGATGCACTCTCTATCTTCGACATATCCGCAAGCGGTTGAACTTGTAGTTTTGCCCGCTACAAATGCCAACGTTAATATAAATTCTGCTTTGCAGTTTTTAGCTGAACAAGGAGTCAATTCGGTTCTTTGCGAAGGTGGTGGCAAACTGGCTGGAAGCCTCATGCAAGCAGGCCTGGTCGATGAAGTCTATTGGGTTGTGGCGACAAAATTTCTTGGTGACAGAGAAGCTATTTCTGCATTGCAATTGGATAGCAGTGTGTCCTTAGCGGATGCCTGGCAGTTGAAGTCTGTCACAACCGAAATGCTCGCAGGCGACATTTGGATTCACGGAACGCTGTGA
- a CDS encoding 6-phosphofructokinase yields MRMGILTGGGDCPGLNAVIRAVVRHGMKEHNGEVVGYLEGWRGPMQNMVMPLTLKSTDGLIQRGGTILRTSRIDPFTLDRGPELIMESMKKNNLDGLIVVGGLETCQVALRMFNEHKLNVVCIPKTIDNDLSATDFTFGFDTAVNIVADALDRLHTTAESHNRVLVCEVMGRNAGWIACYGGIAGGADFILVPEKIIALHDITEAIKKRHARGKDHSIIVVAEGAKLEGDNGTPGAEDIDPEIPQRLGGIGDRLAKLIENETGFETRAMVLGHIQRGGSPTAYDRVLATRFGVAAVDLVTEKKFGRMVALQNNRIVDVPLSDATESMKTLDMELYKVASVFFG; encoded by the coding sequence ATGAGAATGGGAATACTCACGGGAGGCGGTGACTGTCCTGGATTGAACGCTGTCATCCGAGCTGTAGTGCGGCACGGCATGAAAGAGCACAACGGTGAAGTGGTCGGATATCTGGAAGGGTGGCGCGGACCGATGCAGAACATGGTCATGCCCCTGACGCTCAAGTCGACGGATGGATTAATTCAGCGTGGCGGTACGATTTTGCGAACTTCTCGCATCGACCCCTTTACTCTCGACCGCGGTCCTGAGCTGATTATGGAGTCGATGAAAAAGAACAATCTGGACGGACTGATAGTCGTCGGTGGTCTCGAGACTTGCCAGGTCGCTTTGAGAATGTTCAACGAGCACAAACTCAACGTTGTCTGCATTCCCAAAACAATTGACAATGACTTGAGCGCCACAGACTTCACGTTTGGTTTCGATACTGCCGTAAACATTGTCGCCGATGCGCTGGACCGGCTGCACACAACGGCTGAGTCTCATAACAGGGTACTCGTTTGTGAAGTGATGGGACGCAATGCCGGCTGGATCGCCTGTTATGGTGGTATCGCTGGTGGTGCAGACTTCATTTTGGTTCCTGAGAAAATTATTGCGCTGCACGACATCACCGAAGCGATCAAAAAGCGTCACGCCCGCGGCAAGGATCACTCCATTATCGTGGTCGCTGAGGGCGCTAAGCTGGAAGGTGATAACGGTACGCCCGGAGCCGAAGATATCGATCCTGAGATTCCTCAGAGGCTTGGCGGCATAGGCGATCGATTGGCAAAGCTGATTGAAAACGAAACGGGATTCGAGACAAGAGCGATGGTGCTTGGACATATCCAGCGTGGCGGCTCGCCGACTGCTTATGACAGAGTGTTAGCCACCCGGTTCGGTGTAGCGGCCGTAGACCTTGTCACCGAGAAAAAATTCGGAAGAATGGTGGCATTGCAAAATAATCGCATCGTCGATGTTCCTCTGTCAGACGCGACAGAGTCGATGAAAACTTTAGACATGGAACTGTATAAAGTCGCCTCCGTCTTTTTCGGTTAG
- a CDS encoding succinate--CoA ligase subunit beta — protein sequence MAVHSARPGGTERPRSRIGRANAERREDWTLNLYEYEAKRIFQDHGIAVPPSVRITKPEELRKVHLGFPLTLKCQVLSGGRGKAGGIKFPKDLKEGEAIAKDLLAMTIGGSKTESLLVEPRLSIARELYMAVVLDRAAGCPIFIASADGGVEIESSHNVVTMPIPYPFHSFVGRELAQKLGLSGSLLTKVADVANKLYKLFESKDLDLAEINPLVITEGEDVIALDGKITVNDDSIGRQKYFDGWQEKHLSDLSHLEQRAKLADLNLVELEGNIGILCNGAGLTMATMDMVKAFGGEPGNFLDVGGGGDQKKTLTALEIVNENPKVEVILLNILGGITACDEVAGALVEFMSKHPERTMIVRLRGNNQEKAEQILAKSGLKLYPDLEDAVKEAVAKSKVKQPVGAKA from the coding sequence ATGGCTGTGCACAGTGCGCGGCCAGGCGGGACAGAGCGCCCGCGGTCGCGAATTGGACGTGCGAATGCAGAACGTCGGGAGGACTGGACATTGAACTTATATGAGTACGAAGCAAAGCGAATTTTCCAAGACCACGGAATTGCGGTTCCACCTTCGGTTCGCATTACCAAGCCGGAAGAGCTGAGAAAAGTTCATCTCGGATTTCCGCTTACACTCAAGTGTCAGGTGCTCTCTGGCGGCAGAGGCAAGGCAGGCGGCATTAAGTTCCCCAAAGACCTGAAAGAAGGCGAAGCCATCGCCAAAGACCTGCTCGCCATGACCATCGGCGGCTCGAAAACAGAAAGTCTGCTGGTTGAACCGAGACTGAGCATTGCCCGCGAACTCTACATGGCTGTCGTCCTCGACCGCGCCGCCGGCTGCCCGATTTTCATCGCCAGCGCCGACGGCGGTGTTGAAATCGAATCGTCGCACAATGTAGTGACGATGCCGATTCCTTATCCATTCCACTCATTCGTCGGCAGAGAGCTAGCGCAAAAGCTCGGACTGTCCGGCAGCTTGCTCACCAAAGTGGCCGACGTCGCCAACAAGCTTTACAAACTCTTTGAAAGCAAAGACCTCGACCTGGCAGAAATCAATCCGCTCGTGATCACAGAAGGCGAAGATGTAATCGCTCTGGACGGAAAAATTACTGTCAACGACGACTCAATCGGTCGCCAAAAATACTTTGACGGTTGGCAAGAAAAGCACCTCAGCGATCTGAGCCACCTCGAACAACGCGCCAAACTGGCTGACTTGAACCTCGTCGAGCTGGAAGGCAACATCGGTATTCTCTGCAACGGCGCCGGCTTGACAATGGCCACCATGGATATGGTCAAGGCATTTGGCGGCGAGCCTGGAAACTTCCTCGACGTCGGCGGCGGCGGCGACCAGAAAAAGACCCTGACGGCGCTCGAAATCGTCAATGAAAATCCAAAAGTCGAAGTTATCTTATTGAACATTTTGGGCGGTATCACCGCTTGCGACGAAGTCGCCGGAGCACTTGTCGAATTCATGAGCAAGCATCCAGAGCGAACAATGATTGTCAGGCTGCGCGGAAATAATCAGGAGAAAGCAGAGCAGATACTGGCCAAGTCAGGTCTGAAACTCTATCCGGATCTGGAAGATGCCGTCAAAGAAGCAGTCGCCAAGTCGAAAGTCAAACAGCCAGTCGGCGCCAAAGCGTAA
- the sucD gene encoding succinate--CoA ligase subunit alpha: protein MILVNKDTKVIVQGATGKMGSAHTKRMIDYGTKIVGGVTPGRGGSEIHGLPVFDTVAEAVQKTGATCSVIFVPPYLALDAGYEALNAGVSLLVLITEGIPPQDTAKLVAAVKAKGAKLIGPNCPGIITPGESLIGILPGSIFKSGPIGMVSKSGTLTYEIGLALTDAGQGQSTCVGIGGDPVKGLDYPEVLQMFENDPQTEVIVLIGEIGGNAEEEAAVFIKKNIKKPVIAYIAGQTAPPGKRMGHAGAIVSGGKGTAQSKIEAFEAAGVKVAKTPNEVAQKVGEARKTLTRA from the coding sequence GTGATTCTGGTAAATAAAGATACGAAAGTGATCGTACAGGGCGCTACCGGCAAAATGGGCTCAGCGCATACGAAAAGAATGATCGATTACGGCACGAAGATTGTCGGCGGTGTGACACCCGGTCGCGGCGGCAGCGAAATTCACGGACTACCTGTGTTTGACACAGTTGCCGAAGCAGTACAAAAAACTGGTGCAACCTGCTCCGTTATTTTCGTTCCACCTTATCTGGCGTTAGATGCAGGTTACGAAGCACTGAACGCCGGCGTCTCATTGCTCGTGCTCATCACTGAAGGTATACCGCCACAAGATACAGCCAAACTCGTTGCTGCAGTGAAAGCCAAAGGGGCAAAATTAATCGGACCGAACTGCCCTGGAATCATCACACCAGGAGAGAGTTTGATTGGCATTTTGCCAGGCTCTATCTTCAAATCAGGACCAATCGGAATGGTCAGCAAGAGCGGTACTCTGACCTACGAAATCGGACTGGCTCTGACTGATGCAGGACAGGGTCAATCAACCTGCGTCGGTATCGGCGGCGACCCGGTCAAAGGCCTGGACTACCCCGAAGTGCTGCAAATGTTCGAAAACGATCCTCAGACTGAAGTAATCGTTTTGATTGGTGAAATCGGCGGCAACGCTGAAGAAGAAGCGGCAGTGTTCATCAAAAAGAACATCAAGAAACCTGTGATTGCGTATATCGCCGGACAGACCGCACCTCCAGGAAAGAGAATGGGTCACGCTGGTGCAATCGTATCTGGTGGCAAAGGAACAGCTCAATCGAAGATTGAGGCTTTCGAAGCTGCAGGCGTTAAGGTCGCTAAGACACCAAATGAAGTGGCACAAAAAGTGGGCGAAGCACGCAAAACGCTGACGCGCGCTTAA
- a CDS encoding patatin-like phospholipase family protein: MTDAAPSLTSTPVDKPKRALVLPGGGGRGAFQVGVAKALLEKGITFDFAYGTSIGGINATLIAQGAIKRLEELWSSIRARDIFHLPSAGLIGRLVLGHKLGLLDTSPLEEILRREINLQKLKASSTKVGLCTTDLCSLETRLISIDEIMSTNELIDILMATSAIPMAFPPRHIHGSGLWVDGGLVRNTPMETAIHMGADEIFMVLLHPEKINVCPTNMFEVLVRCLDIVLDASARREIQSAELYNRLIAAGSIESQGRKNVNIRVFQPRRAVNTTLLEIDPERSRKLMKQGYEEALEQLADYPSETPARAC, encoded by the coding sequence ATGACTGACGCAGCACCCAGCCTGACCAGCACTCCGGTAGACAAACCCAAACGAGCTCTGGTGCTGCCCGGTGGCGGCGGACGCGGAGCCTTCCAGGTCGGCGTCGCCAAGGCATTACTCGAAAAGGGAATCACGTTTGATTTCGCATACGGTACGAGCATAGGTGGAATCAACGCCACACTGATTGCACAGGGTGCGATCAAGAGACTGGAAGAACTCTGGAGTTCTATTCGGGCCAGAGACATTTTCCATTTGCCATCGGCCGGGTTGATTGGTCGACTGGTGTTGGGACACAAACTTGGTTTGCTCGACACATCCCCACTGGAAGAGATTCTGCGTCGCGAAATCAACTTGCAAAAGCTGAAAGCAAGCAGCACGAAAGTTGGACTATGCACCACAGACTTATGCAGTCTTGAGACCCGTCTGATCAGCATCGACGAGATTATGTCGACGAACGAACTAATAGATATTTTGATGGCGACATCAGCAATTCCTATGGCGTTCCCGCCCAGGCACATTCACGGCAGCGGGCTGTGGGTAGACGGCGGGCTGGTGCGCAACACGCCGATGGAAACTGCTATCCACATGGGTGCAGACGAAATCTTTATGGTGCTCTTGCATCCAGAAAAGATCAATGTCTGCCCGACCAATATGTTTGAGGTTCTGGTGCGTTGCCTCGATATCGTGCTGGATGCATCAGCACGACGCGAAATTCAATCAGCCGAACTATACAACCGATTGATTGCTGCAGGCTCAATAGAATCGCAAGGACGCAAGAACGTCAACATCCGTGTGTTTCAACCGCGCCGTGCCGTCAATACGACCCTGCTGGAGATTGATCCGGAAAGATCTCGCAAACTCATGAAGCAAGGCTACGAAGAGGCACTCGAACAGCTCGCCGACTACCCTTCTGAAACGCCTGCCAGAGCTTGTTAA
- a CDS encoding flavin reductase has product MHDLLSVTHSVDLNSSGGIMTAAATDEKRESIGRAIGRIASGVYVVTVKHDGVPDGMLTTWIAQAGFEPPMLSLAVKNDRPVLQTLKKGAPFVVNVLSKKNMDIFKSFARPHTEGLNRFEGLSVDMERAAAAVFPDAIAYMACQVHDLVAAGDHSLVIGEIVDGAGLNIEDEAMVHLRKNGFQY; this is encoded by the coding sequence ATGCATGACCTGCTGAGCGTCACGCACAGTGTAGATTTAAATTCAAGTGGAGGAATAATGACTGCAGCGGCAACAGATGAGAAGAGAGAAAGTATAGGCCGGGCCATTGGTCGCATCGCCAGTGGTGTCTACGTCGTCACTGTCAAGCATGACGGTGTTCCCGATGGTATGTTGACTACGTGGATTGCTCAGGCTGGTTTTGAGCCACCCATGCTCTCTCTGGCTGTAAAAAATGATCGACCTGTTCTTCAGACACTGAAGAAAGGAGCACCATTTGTGGTGAATGTTCTGTCCAAGAAGAATATGGACATTTTCAAAAGCTTTGCCAGACCGCACACCGAAGGTCTGAACAGATTCGAGGGGCTCTCTGTCGACATGGAAAGAGCTGCTGCTGCTGTTTTTCCAGACGCAATTGCTTATATGGCGTGCCAGGTTCACGATCTGGTGGCGGCGGGTGATCACAGCCTTGTCATCGGTGAGATCGTAGATGGTGCCGGTCTCAACATTGAAGACGAGGCCATGGTGCATCTTCGCAAAAACGGTTTTCAGTACTGA